From the Anguilla rostrata isolate EN2019 chromosome 12, ASM1855537v3, whole genome shotgun sequence genome, the window tattattgcacactGTGCATGTCTCCCACTCCCATTGCAACATGCAGCGTATCCCCACAGCAAAGCTGTGGTGTGCAGCTAATTAGTttgttgaaaacgttttttatatttctgcagACATTTCAGAAAGATGCGAATTGCACTCTCTGCAGTTCACCCTTGGTGACTGGCCCCCCACATCGCGACTTGcagctatattattattattagaattattatactgataataataataataataataataaagctctTGAAAAATTAAGATCACTTCAACTTTAGAGATTCACAGCTTACGGTTATGTGTCTGTTGGTTTTCTTTCATGAaattttaactgcatttaattttaattccaaataataatattgtcattatgttgtattgtattgttcttacacattaaataatatGAAGTAAATAAGTCTATGCCcattaagaaataataaaaataatggcatTACTTAGGAAGGGTTCAGCAATCAATATTGTAGAGTACCTGCGATTCAAAAAATATGGTGTGGTCTCTATATTCTTTTCGAGGGGTGTATTACTGAAATTATGGAAAATTTGCGTGCAAGCTGTTTCATTTGAGCTCTGCGTCTCAACCTTTTTTTAATAGGTTGAGCAGAATGATGATGTCATGTAGTCTCCTGATGATCCTAAGGAGATACGGAACATAATGTGATGGGAGAATAAAAAGCTGCTCCTCattcagcactgcagtgtgtgagactaGCCTGGCCAAGGATGACTCCTCTGGTGATGTGGCTTTTATGTTACCCCTTATCTGTTGCCACTCCTGTTACCTCAAGCCCTGACCCAGCCTGTTCCCTGCTGGGCAACTTTGAGCCCGATTTCCACGCTGATGGAGACTTCATCATTGGAGGAATTTTCCCCATGCATTACAGAGTTGAGCCACCAGACCAGAACTTCACTTACAAACCAGCTGATCCACAATGTCAGGGGTGAGTTCACAATTTTTTTGACAACAGTACATAACTATTCGCTTTTCCAACCAAGTCAAGTCACATTCTGCTATTGATCTTCGCACAGATTAGACCCCAGATCTTTCCGCTGGGCACAGACCATGAGGCTGGCTGTTGAGGAGATCAACCAGAGTCAGAACATTCTGCCTAACTTCACTCTGGGATACAAGATCTTTGACTCCTGTGCTACACAAGCATCAAGACAAAGGGCAGCTCTGGCAGTTCTGAATGGACCTGGTGTAGcccagagtgctgtgtgttctggCACTGCTCCTGTTTTGGCTGTTGTTGGAAATGCTGGAACTCTTGTCTCCAGAACTTTGCAGCCCTTCAAAATTCCAATGGTGTGTATATTCTATGAGATCTTATATAATTGTCATTCTGATATCGGTTAAGTGGATTGTTCAGTTTCATTAAACCACACATACAGAATAAGCTTTTGGTTTTGAACATAGCTCAGTCAGCCTTCAAAATATGTGGTTCTGCGTGAAGAAGATTCACTAAAGAGAAGAGTATCTTCTAGAAAAAAGCcctgatttttcattttatatttgtactaAATtactaaaaatgaataaaacgtgataaaaataactgaaataactttttattataACTTTCTAAAAATCTTTTTCAGATAAGTTATTCTTCAACGTGTTCCTGTCTTAGCAACAGGAAAGAATTCCCAACATTTTTTAGAGTAATTCCTAATGACGACTACCAGGTAAAAGCCATTGCAAGCCTCCTGCTCCGATTTGGTTGGACTTGGGTTGGTGTTGTCACAGAAGATGGTGATTATGGGAGATTTGCCTTACAGGGCCTGTTGAAGGAAGTAAAaaacagtggtgtgtgtgtggcctacCAGAAAATGATTCCCAAAGTGTACAGTCGTGAAGGAATCCTTGAAATCCTTGATGTGATTAAGCACTCCACTGCAAAAGTCGTTATCAGCTTTGCCGCTGAAGGGGAGCTCTACCCTTTATTTAAAGAGTACATGGATCAGAACATCACTGGCATCCAGTGGATTGCCAGTGAAGGCTGGGCAACAGCATCAGTATTTGCAGGCAGTGAGTTCTACCCATTTCTAGGTGGCACCATTGGTTTCACCGTCAGGCAGGGGCAGATCCCTGGTTTTAGAGACTACCTGATGAACGTAAACCCATTGAAGTACCCCAGTAACCCCCTGGTGCACGAGCTGTGGGGTGCCTTGTACGGTTGCTCCCTCTACCCCTCCAGCAGCAGGACCGAGGCCTCCTCCCAGCTGCCCCCCTGTTCAGGGCTGGAGCCCCTGCGAGCAGCACTCTGCCTACCTGAACACCTCCAGCCCTCGTTTTTCCTACAATGTGTACAAAGCCGTGTACGCCATCGCTCACTCCCTGCACAACCTCATCAGCTGTAAGCCTGGGAAAGGGCCCTTCCACAACTCCTCATGTGCTGATGCCACAAACATTCAACCATGGCACGTAAGACTTCACATTGAAATATCCATTGtaaattttgtttatgttttccaAAGTTTTTATAGAATTTCTAAATATTTGCTGACGgagtgtctgtctgttgttCAGATTTTATATGCGATGACACCCTGCAGATACCATGGTACTGGGTAAAGCTGTGAAGCCAATGTAGCCCTTTTTTTCACACTGTGTAAAAATTCAGATAATtgcaaattaacattttctcTTAATGAATGGCACTAAAGTAAGCTGAAGCACTTATTGCATGTTATTTACATTGGTAATCAAATTAGACCTAACGTATTTACAGAGTAATACTGCATATTGAcgtattaaatatgaaatgtaattcacTTCAAATTTGTTTCACTTAAGtggttaattatttcatttttgtgaggAATTTCACTTCactaaatgtggactgtttccTGTAAAAGGTTCAGCAGTATCTCCAAGATGTTGTGTTCGCTATTTCTGGAGAAGATGTGGATTTTGATGCAAATGGAGATTCAATCCCTTCATATGATCTGATCAATTGGCAAAGAGGAGCAGCTGGAAATATTGAGTTTGTCAATGTTGGTCTGTATGATGGTGCCAAGGACATTGGGAGGGAGCTATTTATCCACGAGGAGGTGATCATGTGGACTGGCCATAAAACTGAGGCAAGCAGTAAACAGTGCATAGTTTATCAGTATTACTATCGCCACATGTATTCTATAATATACAATACTACTTCAAATGTATAATGGCTGcaattcagataaaaaaaaaaaaaaaaaggtatactgtatttcataattttcaaGCAACTGTTTTATAAGTCTTCTTTCCTGAagaatgtttttgctttgttgcaGGTGGGTGCAGATTATCTGGTGTTCATAAGGAAAAGCTATGTTGAAATAAtatgaacaaattaaattggGTTcagtgtgagtttttttttttaatgtgtattttccAGAGAATACCAGAAAATTACAGATATATGCAAATAACCATAACGAAAGCTTGAGGTAAATGCATATGTTTGAGGTACCATATCCATGACTTTAAGCCCAACATAGCAGACATATTAATTTTCCAACAATAAGCAGTAATTTCCAATAATATCAGATCAGCTTCTAGTGAACAAGTAAATGATTATGCAGATACACCTGGTTGTGTTTTCCCTCATGCAGGtgttggtgtctgtgtgcagtgagagctgtgCTCCAGGAAGCAGGAAGGCTGTCCGTCGTGGGGAGCCTCTGTGCTGCTTTGATTGTGTACCATGTGACGACGGCAAGATTAGCATTGAGAGGGGTGAGGGCTCCACTCTTTTTTACTAAATGCTATATTCACTGAAAGATTGCACATCTTTGGTGACAGTAAATTGAGTGCAAAtatccaaaaaatgaataatgagaTTTCTAAAGCACATGCCATGAATGTCACAACTATCAACCATCACAACTATCAACCATCATCTGTTAATAATGACATTGTTTGCTTTTGCCACGTGTGCAATTGTTTATATGCatatgaatttatttctttattattatttatttaatttattatttatctttgtGTGACATAATCAGCTAACATTAAATCACAACCACAACATAAAGCATGATGATTTTCTGTTAAAGTCAGCATTTTCAAGTCACTGAAAACTTTGAGCCACAACGACttacaaattttaaatacaaaaataaaagcttgctATAagatacaattattttaaatatgttgagTCCTTGATGTGGATAATAAATAGATTGTCATCCATCTCTGCCAGATAAAATCTGAGGCATCAGTGTAAAGGAAACCACTGTTTGATGGAGCAAAGCCATTGCAATGTCTGAGGGGGAGGCACTCTTTTATAGGGAGTTGTATTTTAATGGAAACCAGCAGGGGataattttctttctgtcttgtGATTGCATCTTCTTTTTCTTGTCTCATACATAATTTTATTACTTCCAAAGTATTAATTTTGTCTGTGATTGAACTATTTACTCGATTCCTTTCTCCAGGTAGATAAATACCTTGGTACTACTGTGCCTCCTATATAAAcacatccagttttttttaattgaatttcaagTTTCTCTTAGTGCAAGTATTTAGTATTCATTCATGTATCTTTATTATAGGGATTATGATAGTGGAATATGTGACACTTAACTTAAGTCACGTAACAACCTCTGTGTCTCTTACTCTTCCTCTTTAGATTCAGTAGATTGCACATCTTGTCCTGAAGATTACTGGTCCAATGCAGCCAGAATTGAATGCATACCCAAAGCGATTGAGTACCTCTCCCATGATGCAATGGGACTGACCCTGACTGTGGTAGCCGTAGTCGGAGCCTGCCTCACCATCGCTGTTCTGGCAGTATTCCTCTACCACAGGAACACTCCGATTGTCAAAGTCAACAACTCAGAGGTGAGCTTCTtcatcctgctctctctgactctgtgtttcctgtgtgcacTGGTGTTCATTGGAGAGCCTACATCATGGTCCTGCATGCTGCGCCATACTGCCTTCAGCATCACTTTCTCACTCTGCATCTCCTGTATCCTGGGGAAGACTCTGGTGGTGCTGGCTGCCTTTACAGCCACCAGGCCTGGAAACAACCTCATGAAATGGCTGGGACCCAAACAGCAGAGATTCATCATCTCTGCCTGCACCTTTATACAAGTGATAATCTGTGCAGTGTGGTTGATCACTGCTCCTCCTttcccaaataaaaacaatcagtaCCACCGGGCCAGAATAATCCTGGAGTGTAGCGTGGGTTCGGAACAGGCCTTCTGGTTTGTTCTGGGATACGTTGGTctcctggctgctctgtgttttattCTGGCTTTTCTGGCCAGAAAACTGCCAGGCAATTTTAATGAGGCCAAATACATCACCTTCAGCATGCTGATCTTCTGTGCAGTGTGGCTCGCCTTTGTACCAGCTTATGTCAGCTCACCTGGAAAGTTCACCGTTGCTGTGGAGATATTTGCAATTCTAGCATCTAGTTTTGGCTTACTGCTTTGCTTATTTGCTCCAAAATGCTACATCATTTTATTGAagccacagaaaaacacaaaacaccatCTGATGGGAAAAGTTGTtaccaaataaaacaatgatgtttTCTGTAATAAATCGAGCTGTATTCCATACTTGGATTCAGTGATACACATTCAGATATTGCTGTGGTATTGTTTCCTACTAAGCACTATAAATATGAACACAGCAACAAGGTTCCTTGATGGTTTTTAACTGCATTTACAGTGCCTTTGAAGGAGCTCAAAACCTGTATGTGAGGTTtgggacaggggggtgggggcagaacCTCAGATTACACCAATGTTCCAATCATGCAGCAGCAGCCAACTTGCACCTGAACAGTCacagatgtttttatttatgtattttgttagGCAAAACAGGTAACTGATATTACAATACTTACCCTTCAAAAGACAAACTAAATCAATATGATTCAAAGATTGTGAAATGGTCCTCAAGAGGACCTGTgcccctgtgtatgtgtgtgcctctgtgtgtatgtggctgtgaaaaaaaccacaaaaaaaacaccataccATACCACACTGCCAAAAAAAGCATACCGACAGCTTACATCCTGTGGGACTTTAAATTCTAGagccatttcagaagcaaaatggcaGCAGAAAAACCAACACTTGCTATCATATTCAAATTTAACCCTAGAAgggattttgtattttggaattttgaagccaCGAGGCCACTGGATTTGAaactgagacattttggcaCACAGCATTTTGAGAGAACATATTTGATGAAATGTTGCATCTTATTGCAATATATACAAGCAAATGAATATATTTGTCTTACTGTATGAATATGACtaaatattggttcatgttgtTGAAGAAAAAAGATAACCCCACCCTAAATGTTGCACTGACGATGTGAGGGAAGCGGCTAATTTTTGACATCATAATAAAGCAACTAACTTATTTTCAGGCAAATTAGTGATTTATgtgttgttatttgattatactgtagcatttatgcaGTGTTGGGGGAGCTACTTTGCAAGCTACCAACTGCTTCACACTGGAAGaagttgaactacagcaaagctacccTAGGGAGAAATCTAGTTTGGTTAAGTAAAGCTACTCAGCAAATTTAGTTCAAAGTactttgtaaaaatatatatatatatgtgataCGAAATtagaacaaaatataatacaaaaaagtcacataCCAGCAAAAAATGCCACTCAATGGAGTTTATGGCAAAAAGTGCCCACTTGTTCATAGGtcatacataaaccaaaaaaataaaataccccaCTATTCATGGGAATGTGCAAGGAATGTCAGTTTTGGTTTTGTATACAATGTCCATCAGTCAGACACCTGCCTTCCAGAAACTAGAGTCCAGGTGGGGGTATTGCACCAAGCATGATTACTCAGCCAGGTAACTTCTAATATAGAATAGTATGGCATTTGGTCCATAGAAGATGATCCATAGAATTACCCTCTATATCACTAgatcaactttaaataaaattgtattctgTTACGATATTGACCTTAGGTGGCAAAAGAACAGCAAGCCAACCTCAACCTAGCCAGaccttcatttgaatgattCTGGCTAAGCTATTCATAGTATTGGATTGATTGCAGACACCTTGGTCAGCAAACACAGGTGATTTgctatgtttctgtttttttgtcacCTCTTAGTTAACTAtctgcttttctcctgcacaatctttgttttggtttttgtgtgggcgtggtttttcctctaactctctctcccctcagctgatcactctcacctgttctggccgcattctcacacactggttaatcagtcatttcattcacctgttccctgtttgcatgttcaTGCTCTGTTcattatctctcatttcacGCACCTGGTTTCCTTGGTATATATTCTCTGTCTCCCTGGTCTTCTTTGCCAGATTGTGCCTCCTGTTTACAATGCCTTTCCGGCGTTTACGCTCTAGTTTGTTTGACTCGTGTTTAGATCTTGCCTGCCGACTTTGATTTTGCCTTCTGATTTTGTACTTTTGCCCTGGTggttttttctggttttgatctttgcacgaactgactacgagactgcctgctgtattgtgtactTCCGCATTAAATATCTCCTATGGGAGTTTCGCCACACTATTGTTCgagtctgcatttgggtccacctcACTTTGACCCGTGACATGATTGTAACTAAATAGTAGGTGATTATCATGAAAGACCGGTCCCATGCATTGCGACATATTGTATGGGCGGCAAAACACATTATGAGAATAGTATGACTAGGTCAGCTAACATTACCTAATGTTTGATTTATGTCAGTAAACCTGACAttactgccctacaaagcctaactgcagtaactacggaaaagggtaaaactgagaaatggcttaaaatgttttaactggccagccaaatgggttataggtatatcagtgatattgcactaattgtacatgtattcatgaggtaatgtttatgcccaaaaaccatgatggctgatttgacctttgaccccaaaaatgtagttactgcactcTGCCTTTGCATTCTCTTTCTATGCATTGCCTGGGCATGCCTTCACAGCGGTCAGGATAAAAGAAAAAGTGGGTGGGACTGGTCAAAGGGGGTTCAATTACAGTAGAGaagcaatggtaaaataaattatggccCAAAATTGTTTGTAGTCACAGTAGTTaactacacaaaaaatggcaaaaaaagtaatttaactacTTGAATCAGTATGCAAGTATGAATGCAGTTGAATTACCAGCAAGCTATTgcaaaatgtagttaaactactagtttaattacatgtagttcactactccccaacactgcatttatgatattgtgcatgaaatgtgaactgtcaaaatatgtttgacCTTCCTACAGAAGGGATTGGGGTAGAAGTTATCTCTGGCTATACACGTCTCGAGCATTAGATGTTGTCATTGCATTGGCATTAAGGTTATCTTTGCTTGTCTCTTTAAAATAGTCCAACAAATAATCATTTGGAGAAATGTCATAACCATTTGGACCATTTTCATGCTATTGTACATTTCAGGCTGCATAGCCAGGTCAACTTAAAATCAGCCTAAAATCAGTCTCTGAAGAGACATTAAGTTAGAATTTACAATGCCAGAAAAGAAGCACGCAACTTAGACAGAGTAACTTAGACAGGCCAGTTGTGtctaatatattattttacccCATCAACTTTGCTTTGGTTCCAAAGAGCATTATGCAATGAAGTAGATTATAGCCAAACCACCCCATCAAAAGTATCTACTAAGGAAACTACTGACGTTCTTGCGGTGGTTGAGGAGGGAACTGTAAAGAActctttaaaatactttaacttTAAATGAGATCAGAGGATAGTTTCAATCAGCATTGTATGCAGGGGCATCTACGGGTGGGCTGGAGTGGGCATTGCTCACCCAGAGATAAGCCTTTCCCACCCAGAGGAATCATCTGACCATCCAATAAAAACTCACTGTTCTATCACTGTTATAGTTATTTTTTTGAGCATTCatagttttctgtaattttgtcattggtcatcaaaaaatgcattgctttcCTATTGGCCATTTTGAAGGTGTGGGTGTGCTTAGTCAGTGCTGCTCCTTTACATTATTGCCAAACCACGACACTTCTTCACATGCCGAGCAGACATGGTTAATTGAAATACAAAACCTATTTGTAGCTAGCTGCTCTCAGCAATCCCATTAAAACTGTTAGTACCTTTGATTCTTGTTCATTATTTTCTCTGGTTCTTATAAGTTATATTAGTAGTCTTGTATAGTTTCACAGTTGAGTTTGCACGTTTTGCAAGCTGCGTGTTTCTTTAAGTTACCAGCTCACTTGGTGGCCACTGGTTTAGTGATTAGCCAGCTAGTTAGCCAGCATTTTTGTATAGCcgtttccgtggataaaattgcattattagtgtggttgccttaggcaaacacactattatcgcacatattaattatttattattattccacccattttttggaccgctactcctcccagagttttcgcaccacatacacgtaccatatgtcaaattgaccagcttctttgggaatcgtgtgctattactttgtggaaagtttcgctgcacggtttttgagaaatataaattttggttaatttttcccattgaaaatgaatgggtaaTGTGACGTCATACGTATGTGAGTTATGGAGCTAAGTTaaagcattggtcggctttgcacacgtgatgcagTCCGCTCTACGTTTTTACCTGGTTTATCTACTGGGTATTCAGAACCCAGATACGGTGCATATCTCTCTTTTGtcgtaattacagaaaacacacattcatgaaCCTCAAATGCTTTACACCACAATTTAGATAAGACCATGACGAAGACGTACATGCACGGATTGTGTTGTTCAAATGAGGTTTCCTGgcgacttagccaccagaatggatatagctgaatgcggaagtgaacgtgataaaacggtattccaaatgaaaaattacaaatgaaaaccctgtcagctaggtatatcagcaaacacatggcttaggcatacccagaggtcctcaataataatagtatgtcacaagatattacgcaaattcgttgacaacgtttcgtcaggtgcagcgtctttgctagtgctaacaaagagtgcATGCATTGAATGCGACGATGAAaaaactttcggttgacctataaaacgatttcccaaaaccaaaattagacGTGCTAtacatggttagaaagcttatgctctcacctactgaataaacaaattctcaaacaagccagacaacgccgtcaacaaaacgtgtgcagcagcttctggtccggtcttactccagaaaaaaacgtcagcttgtaataccacacatgttgctttGGCTGTTCTCgaactttgtagtacaaactggcttgatctacacttcatcgatccaacaggtgatagaataagctttctaactatgtataatatgtcaaattttacttttgtaacacCGTTTAATATCCCAGCGtattggaaactttggtctcaTTAGAGCTACATTACGCATTCAGTCTTGTAGCAGGGAAAGCAacgctttctcaccccaacgcgTTTGCTAAAGTACACAACTCCACTTGCATGTTGTTGATTTGCGCAAAATCATatgtcaatcaaattaatctcccttgccctgtcttgctttttttaaacagtgcgATCACGCAGTGTAGAcgtagggtttttccaagaccgtCTGAACATGCCAGCTAGCtgtatgattcgccgtcactcgtcaccgCATACCACAAGTAAAACACTGAGATCTCAAGTCTTGATGAAAGgataatttagctctgaatatatgTGTCGCAAATAAACTCgctgccgtgatgttatagcatgtacacaatactctgtctctgcttatactacagaaactgttccctctgttcagcacaaagtcgactttgcgttggcggcaaccacacttcacaatttctgcaggaattgtctagttattattattattgttgttattattattattattattattactattgcaCACTGTGCATGTCTCCCTCACCCATTGCAGCATGCAGTGTATccccacagcacacctgtggtGTGCAGCCAATTACTTTATTGAAAACCTTGTTTATATTATTGCAAACATTTCGGAAATATGCAAATTGCACTCTCTGCAGTTCAGCTCTTGAACAATTAAGAGATCACTTCAACTTAAGAGATTCACAGCTCACGATTATGTgtctttttcaaatgaaactgtTGGTTTTCTTTCATGAAATTTTAActgcactttattttaattccaaacaaaattat encodes:
- the LOC135236785 gene encoding LOW QUALITY PROTEIN: uncharacterized protein LOC135236785 (The sequence of the model RefSeq protein was modified relative to this genomic sequence to represent the inferred CDS: inserted 2 bases in 1 codon) translates to MTPLVMWLLCYPLSVATPVNSSPDPASSLLGNFEPNFQADGDFIIGGLFPMHYSVEPPDQNFTYKPAAPQCQGFDPRSFRWAQTMRLAVEEINQSQNLLPNFTLGYKIFDSCAADGQRAALAVLNGPGLAQSAVCSGTAPVLAVVGDSGTLVSRTLQPFRIPMISYCSTCSCLSNRNEFPTFFRVIPNDDYQVKAIASLLLRFGWTWVGVVTDDDDYGRFALQGLLKEFKNTSVCLAYQTMIPKVYSHEGILEILDVMKHSTARVVISFAAEGGLYPLFKEYMDQNITGIQWIASEAWATASVFAGSEFYPFLGGTIGFAVRQGQIPGFRDYLINVNPLKYPSNPLVHELWGALYGCSLYPSSSRTQASSPLSPCSGLEPLQEQHSAYLNTSSPRFSYNVYKAVYAIAHSLHNLISCKPGKGPFHNSSCADATNIQPWHVQQYLQDVVFTISGEDVDFDANGDSIPSYDLINWQRGAAGNIEFVNVGLYDGAKDIGKELFIQEEVIMWTGHQTEASHKQCIVFVSVCSESCAPGSRKAVRRGEPLCCFDCVPCDDGKISKERDSIDCASCPEDYWSNAARTECIPKAIEYLSHDAMGLTLTVVAVVGACLTIAVLAVFLYHRNTPIVKVNNSEVSFFILLSLTLCFLCALVFIGEPTSWSCMLRHTAFSITFSLCISCILGKTLVVLAAFTATRPGNNLMKWLRPKQQRFIITACTFIQVIICAVWLITAPPFPNKNSQYHRSRIILECRVGSEQAFWCVLGYIGLLAALCFILAFLARKLPGNFNEAKYITFSMLIFCAVWLAFVPAYVSSPGKFTVAVEIFAILASSFGLLLCLFAPKCYIILLKPQKNTKQHLMGKVVTKSLQCVRLAWPRMTPLVMWLLCYPLSVATPVTSSPDPACSLLGNFEPDFHADGDFIIGGIFPMHYRVEPPDQNFTYKPADPQCQGLDPRSFRWAQTMRLAVEEINQSQNILPNFTLGYKIFDSCATQASRQRAALAVLNGPGVAQSAVCSGTAPVLAVVGNAGTLVSRTLQPFKIPMISYSSTCSCLSNRKEFPTFFRVIPNDDYQVKAIASLLLRFGWTWVGVVTEDGDYGRFALQGLLKEVKNSGVCVAYQKMIPKVYSREGILEILDVIKHSTAKVVISFAAEGELYPLFKEYMDQNITGIQWIASEGWATASVFAGSEFYPFLGGTIGFTVRQGQIPGFRDYLMNVNPLKYPSNPLVHELWGALYGCSLYPSSSRTEASSQLPPCSGLEPLRAXHSAYLNTSSPRFSYNVYKAVYAIAHSLHNLISCKPGKGPFHNSSCADATNIQPWHVQQYLQDVVFAISGEDVDFDANGDSIPSYDLINWQRGAAGNIEFVNVGLYDGAKDIGRELFIHEEVIMWTGHKTEASSKQCIVLVSVCSESCAPGSRKAVRRGEPLCCFDCVPCDDGKISIERDSVDCTSCPEDYWSNAARIECIPKAIEYLSHDAMGLTLTVVAVVGACLTIAVLAVFLYHRNTPIVKVNNSEVSFFILLSLTLCFLCALVFIGEPTSWSCMLRHTAFSITFSLCISCILGKTLVVLAAFTATRPGNNLMKWLGPKQQRFIISACTFIQVIICAVWLITAPPFPNKNNQYHRARIILECSVGSEQAFWFVLGYVGLLAALCFILAFLARKLPGNFNEAKYITFSMLIFCAVWLAFVPAYVSSPGKFTVAVEIFAILASSFGLLLCLFAPKCYIILLKPQKNTKHHLMGKVVTK